From Quercus lobata isolate SW786 chromosome 11, ValleyOak3.0 Primary Assembly, whole genome shotgun sequence:
ccaattttgttcTATGATTCATGTGAGATGAATACGTCTTTTTTGTATGACTAATTAATGAAAGGAGTACGCAtttacgctctgtttgtttctaTAGAAAATCTtctataaaaatagtttttcatatttaatttttttaaactacaatttttcttattatttataattgtgTGGTACCAGACATGCCTATGGGTCTTTTTGgctatttatttgattttcaagAACAATTTCGTTAAAAAGCTTCATTCAAAACTATTTAGGTATTTAACCTCGTTTGGAACTAGAGTTTTTAAGAGTCAAGTTTCAATGTAAAGAACTCAATTCTCTTAAATTCGagttcctttaaaaaaaaaaaattgggaactTAAAAACATCTCAACTCAGGTTTTTTATCCATGGATcttgagtttttcaaaattgagttttaccTAGGCAAATGAGGCTACAAAAAAATCTTGTATGAGACTGGTGAATGCGTCTAATATCTCACTGATATGTGGATCTCACAAGATATCATCTCTAAGGCTACAtaactaaatagtttcagatgagactttttaatgaaattgttcTTGAAAATCAAATGATAGGGCAAAACAAGCCTACCTAAGAACTTGTTTTAGATGAGCTAGTGGTGGGTTGaaataaagttatttatttagTGTATAcatatcttttcaattttttttgaggtaatgTTTAACAAGATATTTTCTCAAATCCAATTATGAAtccatttaattaaataaactttctCAAATAAGTACtaagcacttttttttcttaaaaaaaaattaaaaaaaaaaaagaaaaaaagaactgaGCATGGTTATTAGTATCAGTGTATCACAGTTGGTTACTCAAAAGGAAGGATGAAATTATTAATATGATATGGTAGTTTGTATAATTGGGGTAGGCTGCaaacttaacatttttttgaagaaaagtcTCTGTTTTACAATAGCATGCAATTTATCTATGAATTGAATCCTTAAAAAGGATGAAGATGTATCCATTATATTTTACTATTGTTCTACTctatttattaagtttttttttaggtttttgctCTAAAAATAATCACATGACAATAAAAGATAACGACAActaagtttttatatttatctaaaaaattgatagagatgtatagaaaaaaaaaatcgataagaacaattataattttgtgtcTATCCATaaggtgttttaaaaaaaataaaaaataaaattaaaggttGATATTAGTAGTTGTATATGCATATTAAATAAACATTGATATGAACTATTAGTgtgaaaccaaaattctaaTCCCCTAAAATGCAAGAACTCATAAATCTCCTATtgctaattaaataaatcacttagaaattatagataaattaataataaaaagattagatgaagaatttttGGATtgtattcaaattgaaatttttatcaacttagaaattataggagaagaggataagaacaatatatatatatatatatatatatttaaaaaatctaataaaaactttataaaaaaaataattagattattatttttcattttacaaaTAACTATAATTTACTTACTTATTTATCATGTTTACACATGCATAATAGTTGGTGATCTATATGAGTTGTGCATGTAATGGAGCTGCAATATCATGATATTGTATGACTAAGAGTGAGAGCATGTTTGTGTGAGCACACTTTAgaataacttttaatttcatgtatgttttcttcccaaaaaaaaaaaaaatcatgtatgCTTGCAAGggttacatatatatatatatatatatatatatatatatatcgatcCGGTAACAATGGAAGCTTCATCTTTGAAATAAAGAACTAATGTAATGCTCAAGGAAGCTACCTGAAAAAGTCAAAAGAATCAATAGAGTATAGAAGAAGtaatcaagaagaaaaagaaaatatattatgcTCATAATATGCACGACTTCtaatttaattgagaaaatataaataaataaattttgacactaagaaaatataaacttagttatcaaaaataattaattttaaacttGTACAGTTGTACcaacatttttcttaaatttaagaCCCCTACACCTTGGAAGAGTTGTAGAAgacaaccatatatatatagtttatttaTGACATTCAAACATCAATTTTCTACATTTAGAAGTTTATAGACATATAATGTTGTcactataaaaaatagaaaataaaaaaaaggcataccatatatttcaaaagaattacATACTcgtatattatatataacatatattTCTAATAATGGCCTCCACAAATATatccaaaataatatattttctccCTTTTGCATAATAATTTTTGTCGAACAATTAATTAAACTATTGTCTCTTGATATAATATAATGGAGGTGGTGTACTGTAAGGCATCCTTGTGCTACCCAAGGTGAAGAAAATGGAAAGCGTCTATCTATATATGTATTCTTCAATGAGGCCTGAGGATGAAGAAGGTGGGGTGTGAATTAGGACCATTCATTTTTTGAGGGAagattctaatttgaaaattttaatggaaGGAGAGCGGGATAGGGGTTATGAAAGCTATGTTCAACTGGAGATGGAAGCATGGAATTGAACATAGAGCATTCTTATccggtgtgccaaatgccaaatatttggcatttggcacaccaaacccCAAAATATGAGCCTCATGAGATGTTTCAAATGTCAAACATTTTGGCACATAGCTACAGTACCGCCTCAAATATGAGATGGTACGGACatccatgccaaatttttttattatttgtttattcacttagactttctctctcatatattcactcagactttctctctctcttttctctcatcTTCGTTCTTTTATCTCATCTGCGTCCGTTCTTTTCTCTCTGCATCTTCGCTCTTCTCTCTTGTCGATCTCGTCGGAGCCATAGTCGTCCTCCACAACTCCATCTTCACTCtcattctcttcctctctcatcCTCAAGCCGCCTGAAGCCGATCTCGCCTAAAGCCACCTCAAGCCGCTGAAACCGATCTTGCCTAAAGCTGCCTGAAGCCGATCCTGCCGCCAATGTCTCCTGCCTGAAGCCGACCTCGCCGCCTAAgctatgggtttgatttgggatgGGTTTGAGATTTGTAAATGCGGTGGGTTGTGGGTTAGTTGTGGCAGTGGTACTATGGTTGTGGCGGCAATTTGGTGGTTGTGGCGATGATTATTGGGTAGTTGTGGTGGctattttttgggttgttgtggatttcttttttcctggttgtgtttttttttttttttttttttttttaaggtgccgttggtggatgtgggtttgtgccagTGGTGGCTATCGGTGTTGTTGCGGCAGTGGTGGAggaattgttgttgttggaggagtttaatatattattttaatgtggtgtaaatattattttaatatatagaatggaaaaataaaacatctgataaatgatgtattgtaaaatgatgtggtaaaataataaagtaggtttttagtgtgtcaaatgccaaatattgaCATTTGAAACATTATTAATTGCTTGCTATTTATAATTGCACAAATAGAACAACCTATATTCTCCCTCCATAATCCTAAacagctaatatatatatatactcaactccaacaaaataaaacaattaaaaacaatagtatataaaaattgGCCAAATGGCTCAAGCTCATGTAAAGAGGTCTAATTTTGGGTGACTTGGTAGCCACAAAGAGCATTTCATTGAAACTGTTCCTTTCTTGCTCCCAATTTTTCTATTTGTAAACCTCTTTACAACTTTCTTAAATACGTATTTGAGTTCTTCTAAAAGCACAACAAAatcttacaatattttcataataagtTTAGAGGTCAACTTAAtccacaacaatttttttttttttttttttttttgagaaagaggattaaatcatcaataaactaGACCCTAAGGTCAgaaagtacaaaagaaaaaatggctGGAGGAACATACTCCGTCCAAGCCGCAGATGGAAAATATAATCTAGCTCTCTGGGCTAAGGCATGCGCCACCGCATTACCTTGCCTACCAACATGAGAGAAAGAACAACTCACAAAAGAGTCTAAATAAGACATAATGTCTTTTAAAATATGGCCACCCTGGAAATGAGATGAGCACCTATCCTGAAGAAGCTTGATGACCGAAGAAGAATCACCCTCAATGATTAAGTTATGGAAGCCCAACTCAGAGGAGAGCAGCACCGCACGCCGAGCAGCCAGAATCTCTACCATCTCCGCAGATTGAggcttcaaaattttttcagAAAGGGCAGCCAACACCGCACCCTCTGAATTACGGACCACCACACCGAGCCCCGCACaataatattgtgaaaatgtcgTAAGATTTGTTGCATCCCTACTCTCTAGACTTTCTCATTCCCCTTTTTTGTGCGCTCAGTTCTTCATTACTATTCCATTTTCTGTCTCTTCaaatctttacttttttttctttcttcgaATCCCAATCATACCTAACCTAACCTTCTTTGTTGTTGAGTCCTCTTGGCTAACCGTGCTGCTTACAATAATGCTACCACCGACATTGTTCTACGCCAATATTATAAAGCCATAAGCAATTAGATAATACCAGTTAGATTATGATCAATagatataaattaaagaaatacaaagagaaacaaattttaaacaacagAAATGTGTGATTTGGATAAAGAACTACTAACACTTGGGTTAGGTCTAGGGTTTTCAGGATTCCCTTGCCAATGTATTTTGACATGGAAATTTTCCAAAAAGCACATGAAGTATATGAGATTAgaaataatcaaaatcaaaatcgtTGTAAGCCAAAGATCAATATATTGGTAAAGTATAAGAAGGAAGGCAATCCTCTCAATCCAAAATGCGAGAGCCATAGCATCTATTGTCACCTTCATGcttgcaacaaaaaaaataaataatttttttaattaaaaaaaaaaaacacttagaagTTGGAGATTAATAACTTGCACATCgattctcaaaaatataaaaataaaaaataacttgcACATCCCACTACATATAATATGTgcaattaataacacattaccAAGAAATACGTGGAATACTTTGAACATGAATCGCAAATATAAGGCCTATGGGATTCCTTTCGGTGTTCATAGTATATCATGGATTTCTAGATTCgaattattaatttaagaaaaaaaaatctacaaatacaataaaatttcctaacatttttcacaacactctTAATTTGAGTTATGATGGATTCTggctataatttattttattttatttttacctatgATATTCTCAAACTTCAGCTAGTTGGAAAAAGGTTCAACtcaatgaaaattaataattattattaaaagtgaGGAGTGAGAACCCATAATTAATTCTGGGTACCTATGAATCCCACATTCAGTGTAGttaataattttccaattttgttcTATGATTCATGTGAGAGGTACACATTTACGTTTGATTTGTTTCTCTAgaaaatcttttgtaaaaatagtttttttacatttaattttttaactacaatttttcttattatttataattgtgTGGTTCAGTGGTTACTTCTTAGCCTAAAATTAAGAGGCTCGAATTCGAATCCTAGAGACGAAAATATGACATTGGTTTAATTAAGAGACTTTCACCTCTTAAAACCAATGgttcgtttggattgaggggggagTAAAGTAAAGTAGAGGATAAAGATCtatctattatatttttacctttttactATTGTTCTACTCTCtttattaaggtttttttttttttttttaatttaatcacatgacaataattaattttagaaCAAATTACCAATACCATTCTTATGATCTTACCTCCAAATGTTGAATCATTATGAGCTTTATTTTGtgacatttatttttgtaattagttTCACAAGGCATTTCTATTGAGTAAGTTTAGAATCACACCCTTTACCACACCATATTTTACAGCTATTATATGTAGTAAATCATGACTAGTTGTTTATTACTTTCACATaaacttactatttttttcaccaCTTAGTTTGCCACATCAAAATTATGGCAAAAAAGTGTgtgataatagatttttttttcttctattaaaATGAATGGAGTCTGATGATGATGTGGCAAGTACAAACATcgtctattaaaaaataatttaaaagaaaaaaacaattgtgCTATCCAAAATCCTATGTTGTACAAGTGATTTTGAGACTCGGATAAATTCATTACCTTGACCTTTTGAATAaaatagtcattttttttttaatcatttctcAAAAGTTGATTTTGACCCTAAATTAtcaaattctattaaaattaATACCTCATAAAGCTAATTATATTAGAACTAAGTATCACCAAAtaaccctatcaaaaaaaaaaaaaaagtatcaccAAATAAAGCACGTAAATTTCATGATTTAATTAaggataataatttttgtattttgtattttttttcccataaaaaagtaataagtcTAAAGAgtcaaagataaataaaaaaatttccaactagtaacaaattgttattaataagtaaaatataaaaataattaatattacacATTTACCATGCACACACACTGACAttgattgaaaaagaaatgtttaCAACATATCACATATGCAACAACGAGCATGGTATAAGATTTTCCAAGAAAATAATATCACTAGTAGCGGTGAgcatagtattaaaaaaaaattgagaatttttaACTGtagtgaaaaaatatttttttttaaatcatatctTTAACATTACTATTAGAAAACTAAGAGATGGGCCGAATTGGTTGTGCTCTCGATCTCAAAGTGTTTATATTAGGCTTGACTGGGTGTGCTCCCTAGTTCGAGTCCTATTATCTGTACTTTGAAAAGAATATAAACAGTAATTAATTTCTGGTTGAAATTCTTGAGAAAACATTGAGAAAATACTgtaagagacaaaaaaaaaaaaaaaaaaaaaaacattactattagaagtaaaaaataaaaaataaagaaaatcctCTACCCCTGTGGAATCACATGGAGTTGAGTCTCACTCACAGTGACTCAGTTGACTAGTGGTTGTTATCCGAAAGCAGATACTGTTAGGTAGGACCCACAGGTGAAACATTCTCAACGTTGATTGGCCTTTAACACCCGCCAGCCAATCCCATTCCGCCACGTAATCAACTCGGTCACTTTTCCGAGTCACCAAGCGAAAGGAAATGAAATCAAAATGCTCGGGAATCTGGAATCTAAAATCCCAGGATTTCAAAttcctcctcttctttttttccactCCGCTAAACTAAAATGTCGTCTTCTTGTCTGTAAAACCAAAATTTACACAAAACCCGATATTTCCGGAAACTCTCTCACGCAGCTTCCGATTTTTCGGCcgatacaaaacaaaaaatggccGATTATCTTCCTCTACCGGACTCCGAAACCGCCGATACACGCCCCGCACGTGTCGCCTCCCTCGACGTCTTTCGCGGCCTCTGCGTCTtcgtaatctctctctctctctcttcgattTCTCATTCGCTTCGTTCTTTTTAGTTGTTgaactgtgtgtgtgtgtgtgtgtgtgtgtgtgtgtgtgtgtgtttgtgtttttgtttttgttgtttcttgaaGCAAAGCAAAATAGTTCATCTTTGTTTTGCTTTAAATGCAAATAGTCAACGGCATTTTTGTTGACTAAGTTTCTGTTTGGTTACCCAGAAAATGTAGCacaagaaacttttttttttttaatgaagtggtTGAATGTTAATTTTAGCTAGAAAAGTACAGtgcttggttttttatttattatttatttatgatttatatatttttatttattttgcagcTGATGATGGTAGTTGATTATGGAGGCTTTATGTTTCCAATAATTACTCATTCGCCATGGAATGGTCTTCAAATGGCTGATTTTGTAATGCCTTTCTTTCTATTTGTTGCTGGGGTTTCTCTTGCACTTGTTTACAAGGTACTCTCTCATACACTTCCCTACCTAGAAAACATGACTatctaatttgttttatttttgtctttcaaTATATGTTTATCCCTATGAAAGATATATTATGGTTAGTTTTCTTGCAGTACAAGTAATGTTAGTATAAGTGAGAttagaattattttgtttaactgataaagtctcttgTTTTCGATGAAGGGACTAAAAAAGAAACCAATTTGTGTCAGTTTCCCAGTAGGGGGCAAATGCCCTTGGATTACCTGGCAATTGGTTTTGGTGGGTGGGGTCAATAGCTTGTAGGTTTTACTACTATCTAGAAACAAGTTCAAATGgctcttctttagaaaggttccctatgttgtaaaaataaaaaatagagataaatcAATATGGAGTTCTGTTAAAGTATTGGGTTTAATGTTGATGTAATGGcctaataaaaaatagagataaatcAATATGGAGTTTTGTTAAAGTATTGTGTTTAATGTTGATGTAATGGCCTGAGAGGCGCAATTGTGTTGTTAGTCCATGTAATGGcctaataaaaaatagagataaatcAATATGGAGTTCTGTTAAAGTATTGGGTTTAATGTTGATGTAATGGCCTGAGAGGCGCAATTGTGTTGTTAGTCCATGTAGGGCTAACTCTAACTTCTAGTCTCTATACATACCCTATTAAGGGTTCACTGTAATAGTTGACTTGAGTATATAGTAAAGACGTAGCTGTTAGGGTTTTTATCCCCTGAATGTAGGCTTTTGGCTGAACCACGTAATTCGTTGTGTTCTTCTCACCTTCTTGCCTCCACttctctatattattttattcctgTCTTTAACAAGTTCAAATCCTATTGTATCTATctaaaaaaacaaggaaaaaaaaaattactttgctTAGTTTGCAAATATATGGGCCTACAATGAGTTTTGACCATAATATCTTTAACCATCCAAATGCAAGATCTACTTGGTTTTTATGGTTCTTGTTTATTTAGTGTATTTAGAGTTTTTTAGTAATTAAGGGTTGCTTTCCATTTTCAATTGCAGAAAGTAACAAACAGAGTGGAGGCTACATGGAAGGCAGTGTTTAGGGCAGCGAAACTTTTtcttctaggtgtttttttgcAAGGTAAAAACCCTTGGTAAATATTTGTGTAGGCCCTTTCGTTACTCATATTGTGGCCTATTTGAACCTGCATTGCTTATTGGGCATGCTGAATTCTAAAAGCAATGTGTTGGGGGTGAGAGATATTATGTTAATTGTTCTTTTCAAATATGATATGACAAAAAAAGCGGAGTTGAAATATAAGGGGTGTGTGTGCCATGTAGTGGATCATATAGCAATGATGGGCTTTTTTGGCTGGAACTATTGTGCGGTGCCATATTCGCTTCTCGGTTTATGTAGTTGTCTATTTTAGTGATCCTTTTGTAGGTGTGCCAAAGTTGTTCATGTTCTATTGACTATATAGAGTCATTTCACAGGTGGTTATCTGCATGGAGTAACTTCCTTGACGTATGGTGTTGACATTGAAAAAATAAGGTGGATGGGCATTTTGCAGGTGTGGTTTAATTTCCATTCAAACTTTTTTAGCCAGTTCTTATATTAGAATGATTGGAAGAATCATATTGTGAAgtagattatatatatttatatgatcgTTCAAATTCAAGACatgattatttttcaaaagttttactGCCAAATCAGTACTTATTTAGCAAGCTAGTTAAGGCTACATGCCACTAGTACTCTTCCTTGTTCGTGCATTTTTTATTGATGAGTTTACTTTTGACTTTTCCCAAGGAAAAAGTGATCATCACATGGATTGGCCATATCACTTGCTTAGGCAGAGTTATTGGGCTGTAGAATTTGTTGCAGAAAAGCATCTATTTATTTCATCCCCTTGTTCTaaactcattattattttctcCAGAGGATATCTATTGGATACGTTGTTGCGGCTTTATGTGAGATATGGCTTCCATATAGGACATGGAGGGAAGTAGGATTTTTCAAAGGTTACTATTGGCATTGgtaaggttttaatttttggcTATTTCACTCTATTAGTCAAATTCATTTTAAATATGATAATCTCCACTTTCAATGTTCAGTAATCACTCCTATTTTCTTGATACAAGCCTAGAATTTCTTCTCCTCCCTCACTTTATAGGTTGATAAGCTGGGTTAGACAAATATTTGATCTAATTATTAAACCAAATTTAGGAAAAACAAAGTGTAAATATATGTGTGTAGGGGATAGCTCATTACTGGAGTAAATCATTGAATTGAATGTCACTGAGAAAAATACAGAAGAAATAAAACCTCTTTTAGAGTCATCAAAACGATTGTGAAAGCACATTTGCATTTACAGTATGACTTTTCATTACTTGTACATGGGGAGATGGGTTCCAACTCCAAAAGGTTGAATTACCCAATACCATTTGCCCACTGTTAAGCTTATCTAGGTTGCAAATCCACTTAAAATAgcatttattgaataattagattacttgattttcttcaaaacactCTGCTATTTTCTTCCTTAATTCATGTGTCATTTTTATTAacacaaaatattttgattttttgtttccaCCTGCATTTTgcccaattttattttcttaattgtaGGTGTGTTGCATTTTCACTGTCAGCAATATACTTGTGGTTATCATATGCTTTATACGTACCAGATTGGCAGTTCATGGTACCAGCCTCAGCCTCTTCATTGCCTTCATCAAATGATAGTTATGTTTACACGGTGAGAACACTCTCAGCAGTCAGCATATTTCTTATTATTATGGTTCAATTACTCTGTTCTACTTGATGATATTGCTTTAAGTATGGAATGGTGTGTGAAGTGCTTAGATGaatttgtgtgtatgtgtgtgttgaTGCAATGGGAAAGCACAGGGAAAGTAAATGACTAACCCTAATCATACCTTAATTTCATAGAACCCACAAGgtttgagatttgaaataccAGATGGAGAAGATGAAACATGctgaatttttaattattgataaatgacTGGAATTTTTATTGTAGGTGAAATGTGGTGTAAGAGGTGATCTTGGACCTGGCTGCAATTCTGCTGGAATGATTGACCGTTACATTCTGGGATTTGATCATATGTATATGAAACCTGGTTACAGAAACCTGAAGGTATTTGCAAGTTGAACTTTGCTATCATTAGAATGCTTCCCAATATTCTCGACGAGTTGATGACTAATTCAAATCCATTTTACAGGAGTGCAATATATCTGCCAATGGCCAAGTTTCAGAGAGCTCACCTCCCTGGTGTCATGCTCCTTTTGATCCGGAAGGTATCTTAAGGTGGTCAATTAAACCTTCTTCACTGTCATACTTTCTTAGGTCCtacattttgtttgtttcacTTCCAATTTACGCCAACCTGCTGTCTTTGTGTTCGGCAGATAGATTTTGTGTCCAGCATTGGTCATTGCTATCTTATGTCATAGCTAACAGAAGTTCAGgctttttaattcaaatactaTCAACTTGTTCAGTTGAAAGGGAGCCTTGGAAGAGGAGGTCATCTTAGCATGCTTAGTATAGATGATACTGTTGATTTCCCCTCTTTCGCAAGCAGTTTTGCTACACCACCTGCCAGTGTAGCTAGTCTATTTATGCATGTTTGCTACTTATTTTTGAACAGTCATTCTTTGGCAAAGCCATCACAGCTGACACTCAGGTTGTCCCcttataaaagaaaagtaaatttagAAGCAACCCCTACTAGATTATAATTTACTCTCGTTACTTGGCAAGCATTTTTCATCTCTCACTGCTGATTATTAGTATGTTAACTATAGATttcttattgttattattatatatgcaCTTTCCTCAACCCATGATCCAATTCAAGAACACAGTGGATAGTTGGGTGCCTTTTTATAGTACTGATCTTTGCCTAAGCATTAATAACTGCTCTTTTCTTTGTCCATCTTTCAACtgatattaatttataaacatTTTACTTGTTTGCAGCTCCTTAACAGCAGCTGTGACTTGCATTATTGGACTTCAATATGGACACATTCTTGCTCACTTACAGGTGAAATATTTAAGCAATCTTGATGGCATTGCCTAAACCTAAACTGTATGTGCCATATCCTCAATGTGTACAAGGATGCAGGATCCTATTGGGACCTAGAACATAAATTTAGTGGTGGAACACATTATTACTTGAAAGATCATTACCTGTTGagattaatataaatattaaaaagattacACTATACATCTTACCCTTGGAATCCATTGTGCTTATCTCTTCTCTGTTATATTCAAAACAGTTTTTTCGCTGTCTTGTCTACCACATTGATCAAGTTTTCAGGAACTTCGAACTTTTTTTAGTCTTCTACCTTTTGTTATGACATTTTGGACTTCTTTATCATACAAATAATTTTCAGGATCACAAAGGGCGCCTAAACAACTGGTCcctattttcaatttcatcggTTGTCCTCGGACTGTTCCTTGCCATCATAGGTATGCACTTTAATGGCTAATACTTTTAAACATTAGACAGTACTACATGTACGTTACTACACAGATTGATTTGGCCGGCTCTTCATTGTCTTTTAGCAATTCTATATTTGACAATTTGTCTTTGGTTTAGGTATGCTTTGATAAACCATTATACTGATAAGTCTATTTTTGTGTCAGGCATCCCTATAAATAAATCTCTGTATACAGTCAGTTATATGCTGATTACTTCTGCATCAGCGGGGATCACATTTTGTGCATTTTATTTGTTGGTGAGTTCTCAGAGCCAATGCTCTCTCTTTGAAGGTTAAATTTCTGTAGGCAAATTCATAAGTTTGATGTTGAACTTTAAAACAATTGCTTCCTTTCAAATTCctagagagagagttttggtgGGTATCAGTTTCAAAGTTCGTATCAGGAGATGTAGAGAAGTAATTAACTTTGTCCTCTATGAATATTCATTTTTCATACAGTTCCTTTAAATGGTTCTAAATTTACCATGCTCTCTGTTCCTAGTGAGGTATTGTATTGATACCAGGACAGAATAAACACATTCTGCATCCAAGGTTATGAACTTCCTTCCAGATCTTCACTTCTAACTTATGTAATGTACATAATAAAGGTATTAAGTTTCGTTGGAAGTACAACAATCCTACTCATTCATGAAGAAGAATGAATTCTGTAGAGAAGGCCTGAGCTAAGAGATGAAACATCAATGACTTGATCATTACTTGCACAGTTTGTAATTTTATCATGGACAATACTACGACTATCAGTATACTGTGTTGGAATTATACCATGATCCCTGCCACATACATTTACTTCTTGCCATTCATGTAGATGTACCCAGTTCATTTCCTAGATTCCTAATCTTGTAAATGTTCATTAGATGACTCTAATATTACTGACATGCTTGCCTGCCTTATTCTTCAGGTAGATGTTTATGGTTACAGATGCCTGACATCTATGTTGGAATGGATGGGATTGCATTCTTTGAGCATTTTTGTTCTAATAACTTCTAACTTGGCTATCATTGCAATTCAAGGATTCTACTTGACTGTTCCTGAAAATAACATTGTCAGTATTCAAACTTGGCAAATACCTTTTTTTACTTAAGCCCATTTGTACTCGTTGAAGTTCAAAACTAGTAACACCGTTCTTTTTTGGTGCACTTTTCTTGTTTTCCAGGTTCACTGGATTATAACACGTTTTGTGCATGCATGAC
This genomic window contains:
- the LOC115968118 gene encoding heparan-alpha-glucosaminide N-acetyltransferase-like isoform X2 codes for the protein MADYLPLPDSETADTRPARVASLDVFRGLCVFLMMVVDYGGFMFPIITHSPWNGLQMADFVMPFFLFVAGVSLALVYKKVTNRVEATWKAVFRAAKLFLLGVFLQGGYLHGVTSLTYGVDIEKIRWMGILQRISIGYVVAALCEIWLPYRTWREVGFFKGYYWHWCVAFSLSAIYLWLSYALYVPDWQFMVPASASSLPSSNDSYVYTVKCGVRGDLGPGCNSAGMIDRYILGFDHMYMKPGYRNLKECNISANGQVSESSPPWCHAPFDPEGILSSLTAAVTCIIGLQYGHILAHLQDHKGRLNNWSLFSISSVVLGLFLAIIGIPINKSLYTVSYMLITSASAGITFCAFYLLVDVYGYRCLTSMLEWMGLHSLSIFVLITSNLAIIAIQGFYLTVPENNIVHWIITRFVHA
- the LOC115968118 gene encoding heparan-alpha-glucosaminide N-acetyltransferase-like isoform X1, with amino-acid sequence MADYLPLPDSETADTRPARVASLDVFRGLCVFLMMVVDYGGFMFPIITHSPWNGLQMADFVMPFFLFVAGVSLALVYKKVTNRVEATWKAVFRAAKLFLLGVFLQGGYLHGVTSLTYGVDIEKIRWMGILQRISIGYVVAALCEIWLPYRTWREVGFFKGYYWHWCVAFSLSAIYLWLSYALYVPDWQFMVPASASSLPSSNDSYVYTVKCGVRGDLGPGCNSAGMIDRYILGFDHMYMKPGYRNLKECNISANGQVSESSPPWCHAPFDPEGILSSLTAAVTCIIGLQYGHILAHLQDHKGRLNNWSLFSISSVVLGLFLAIIGIPINKSLYTVSYMLITSASAGITFCAFYLLFGYLAWRVERREFSLTSPCCRQLRSQLRLASSDSSINPAVTEVIRELPRCIVNSSNVQDIFGVLVYSASVNF